A genomic window from Aminivibrio sp. includes:
- a CDS encoding FAD binding domain-containing protein, whose product MIARDFDYILPESLEEARDAWREEKQAGKNPAYYGGGTEIVALARSGAFSPDCVIDLKGVPECRALGCFGGRLVFGAACSLTDAVERGGFPLLSAVARTVADKTVRNRLSLGGNVCGALPYREAVLPFLCAAGVALVFGSEGLREEALETAFDRRLKLGEGEFLVALVVDERFASLPFASSRKVRGGRVDYPLCSGAAVRDGETVDIALSGVFDYPVALSAAAVTPPEKVAESLPHRVREDALAGAGYRKALLVQVLEDILLSLEVLPS is encoded by the coding sequence ATGATCGCCCGGGATTTCGACTACATACTTCCCGAAAGCCTGGAGGAGGCCAGGGACGCCTGGAGAGAGGAAAAACAAGCCGGAAAGAACCCGGCGTATTACGGGGGGGGGACGGAGATCGTCGCCCTTGCCCGAAGCGGCGCGTTCTCCCCGGACTGCGTCATCGACCTCAAGGGCGTTCCGGAGTGCCGTGCCCTGGGGTGTTTCGGGGGGCGACTCGTCTTCGGCGCGGCCTGTTCTCTCACCGATGCGGTTGAGCGGGGCGGGTTCCCCCTGCTGTCCGCCGTGGCCCGGACCGTGGCGGACAAGACGGTCCGGAACCGCCTCAGCCTCGGCGGGAATGTCTGCGGCGCCCTTCCCTACAGGGAGGCGGTCCTGCCCTTCCTGTGCGCCGCCGGGGTCGCCCTGGTCTTCGGTTCGGAGGGACTCCGGGAGGAGGCTCTTGAAACTGCCTTCGACAGGCGGCTGAAGCTCGGCGAAGGAGAATTCCTCGTGGCCCTCGTCGTGGATGAGCGCTTCGCATCCCTTCCCTTTGCCTCGTCCCGGAAAGTCCGGGGCGGGAGGGTGGATTACCCCCTCTGCTCCGGAGCGGCGGTGCGGGATGGTGAGACGGTGGACATCGCCCTCTCCGGGGTGTTCGACTATCCCGTCGCCCTATCCGCGGCGGCGGTCACGCCCCCGGAGAAGGTCGCGGAAAGTCTTCCCCACAGGGTCAGGGAAGACGCTCTGGCCGGGGCCGGGTACAGGAAGGCCCTTCTCGTACAGGTTCTCGAGGATATACTTCTCTCCCTGGAGGTGCTCCCCTCATGA
- a CDS encoding (2Fe-2S)-binding protein, whose amino-acid sequence MKRLSGITELNLLVNGERRAVAARPSDTLLRVLREELGLTGAKAGCENGDCGACTVLLDGLPVKSCLLLAVEAEGHRITTAEGLKDTPVQKAFLEFNGFQCGYCTSGFLLNAHSLIAARPEANNETDRERL is encoded by the coding sequence ATGAAGCGGCTGTCCGGCATCACGGAACTGAACCTCCTGGTGAACGGTGAGCGGCGGGCTGTGGCGGCCAGGCCCTCGGACACCCTTCTCCGGGTGCTCCGGGAAGAGCTCGGCCTCACCGGGGCCAAGGCCGGGTGCGAAAACGGAGACTGCGGGGCCTGCACGGTCCTGCTCGACGGCCTTCCCGTGAAGTCCTGCCTTCTGCTGGCCGTGGAGGCGGAAGGGCACAGGATCACCACCGCCGAGGGGCTGAAGGATACCCCGGTACAAAAAGCGTTCCTGGAGTTCAACGGGTTCCAGTGCGGCTACTGCACTTCGGGGTTTCTGCTCAACGCCCATTCCCTTATAGCCGCCCGCCCGGAAGCAAACAATGAAACGGACCGGGAACGGCTTTAG